The proteins below are encoded in one region of Streptomyces sp. NBC_00490:
- a CDS encoding serine/threonine-protein kinase → MSSGENGRTDETGRVLAGRYRVVAQLGRGGMGVVWRAVDEVLGREVAVKELRTYNDSEGPELAGLRLRMQREARAAARVRHPGVVAVHDVTEVDGRPLIVMELVDGPSLDDVLRERGTLDPAEAAKIGAEVMDALAAAHRVGVLHRDVKPGNILLDRSGRVVLTDFGIATMEDPGDGSATHLTHSGELVGSLDYLAPERAQGADPGPASDIWALGATLYATVEGSSPFRRTSTFSTLTAIVTEPLPEPARAGALGPVLRRLMDKRPEGRPEAEEARELLRAVADAGGTDAPTTTLRGTAGATSAQTERGVPSVPPGFGPVMPLAPAGQGFATGGPGSEGFGPPGQGVPAPQGYGAPGHAGPPDPAVTGPVDTARSSRRRGRVLLSAAAVTVVLASAGVTVALLNNGGDKATGARPTATATGVGVTSSASGRGGAVRTDDPKPTGQEAERTPKATGTPDRTTESTPTGRAATPSPTKTSGGGDGGTSGGDGGATGGGDATPPAPACSSIGGGKYNCTVWKTAASYTASGTEVGILKAGTNYFYCQQNLGRRETDGEWTNVWWARTDDDSGNTNVYVSDVYIKGGDNDEPVPGLPVC, encoded by the coding sequence GTGTCATCGGGGGAGAACGGACGGACGGACGAGACCGGCCGAGTGCTGGCCGGGCGCTATCGCGTCGTGGCGCAGCTCGGCCGGGGCGGCATGGGCGTGGTCTGGCGGGCCGTCGACGAGGTCCTCGGCCGTGAGGTCGCCGTCAAGGAACTGCGCACCTACAACGACTCCGAGGGCCCCGAGCTCGCCGGCCTGCGGCTGCGGATGCAGCGCGAGGCCCGCGCCGCCGCCCGGGTGCGGCATCCCGGTGTCGTCGCCGTCCACGACGTGACCGAGGTCGACGGCCGCCCGCTGATCGTCATGGAGCTGGTGGACGGACCCTCCCTGGACGACGTCCTGCGCGAGCGCGGCACCCTCGATCCGGCCGAGGCGGCCAAGATCGGCGCCGAGGTCATGGACGCGCTGGCGGCCGCCCACCGCGTCGGCGTCCTGCACCGGGACGTGAAGCCCGGCAACATCCTGCTCGACCGGTCGGGGCGCGTCGTCCTCACCGACTTCGGCATCGCGACGATGGAGGACCCGGGCGACGGCTCCGCCACCCACCTCACCCACAGCGGCGAACTCGTCGGCTCCCTCGACTACCTGGCGCCCGAACGTGCCCAGGGCGCCGACCCCGGCCCGGCCTCCGACATCTGGGCCCTGGGCGCCACGCTGTACGCCACGGTGGAGGGCTCCTCGCCCTTCCGTCGTACATCCACCTTCTCCACCCTCACCGCGATCGTCACCGAGCCGCTCCCGGAACCCGCCCGCGCGGGAGCGCTCGGACCCGTGCTCCGGCGGCTGATGGACAAGCGGCCCGAGGGCCGCCCGGAGGCGGAGGAGGCGCGGGAGCTGCTGCGGGCGGTCGCGGACGCGGGCGGCACGGATGCACCGACGACGACCCTGCGGGGCACGGCGGGGGCGACGTCGGCGCAGACGGAGCGCGGAGTGCCGTCGGTGCCGCCGGGATTCGGGCCGGTGATGCCCCTCGCTCCGGCGGGACAGGGCTTCGCGACGGGTGGACCGGGCTCGGAGGGCTTCGGCCCTCCCGGCCAGGGCGTCCCCGCCCCGCAGGGCTACGGTGCTCCCGGCCATGCGGGACCGCCGGACCCGGCCGTCACCGGACCCGTGGACACCGCTCGGTCCTCCCGCCGCAGGGGCCGCGTGCTTCTCTCCGCCGCGGCCGTCACCGTCGTTCTGGCATCGGCCGGCGTCACCGTCGCCCTGCTGAACAACGGCGGCGACAAGGCGACCGGCGCGCGACCCACGGCGACCGCCACCGGCGTCGGAGTCACCTCCTCGGCGAGCGGCCGTGGCGGTGCCGTCCGCACGGACGACCCCAAGCCCACCGGGCAGGAGGCCGAGAGGACCCCGAAGGCGACCGGGACACCGGACCGCACGACCGAGAGCACCCCCACGGGCCGGGCCGCCACGCCCTCCCCGACGAAGACCTCGGGCGGCGGCGACGGCGGGACCTCGGGCGGCGACGGCGGCGCGACGGGCGGCGGTGACGCGACGCCCCCCGCCCCGGCCTGCTCCTCCATCGGCGGCGGCAAGTACAACTGCACGGTCTGGAAGACCGCCGCCTCCTACACCGCCTCCGGCACCGAGGTCGGCATCCTCAAAGCGGGCACCAACTACTTCTACTGCCAGCAGAATTTGGGCCGCCGCGAGACAGACGGTGAGTGGACCAACGTCTGGTGGGCCAGGACCGACGACGACAGCGGCAACACGAACGTCTACGTCAGCGACGTCTACATCAAGGGCGGCGACAACGACGAACCGGTGCCGGGACTCCCCGTCTGCTGA
- a CDS encoding DUF7660 family protein gives MALAPDDEIRTREELAAFVRALHEECLRRGDEWENRTLDTFLEALSAWIDSAPGWYQNVGEDLPAGGDWTFLARALRAATAYE, from the coding sequence ATGGCGCTCGCACCCGATGACGAGATACGCACCCGCGAGGAACTGGCCGCGTTCGTCCGCGCACTGCACGAGGAGTGCCTCCGGCGCGGTGACGAGTGGGAGAACCGCACCCTCGACACCTTCCTGGAGGCGCTCTCGGCGTGGATCGACTCCGCGCCGGGCTGGTACCAAAACGTCGGCGAGGACCTCCCCGCCGGGGGCGACTGGACCTTCCTGGCCCGGGCGTTGCGGGCGGCGACCGCCTACGAGTGA
- a CDS encoding DUF6986 family protein, with translation MGQGQQEQVATSLAGAVSEEISASLAPVDAELERRYPGDPGTRQPVHTVYVPGDAFAADTLRSWGDQALAALDEHAPDAASFAAVLGLSEELAEPVYSRVRAKLEREPIEDLRVDFEDGYQGKDEDQDAARAARLIAEAYRNGTAAPYMGIRMKCMETAVRDRGIRTLDIFLTGLMEAGGLPEGLVLTLPKVTYAEQVTAMVRLIEEFEKARGLEPGRIGFEIQIETSQSILATDGTATVARMIQAAEGRATGLHYGTFDYSACLGVSAAYQASDHPAADHAKAIMQVAAAGTGVRVCDGSTNVLPVGPTAKVHDAWRLHYGLTRRALSRAYYQGWDMHPGHIPTRYAAVFAFYREGFEQAAARLARYANHTGGDVMDEPATAKALGGYLLRGLDCGALDIAEVARLTGLTRTDLERFAAPRRGDLTISGQ, from the coding sequence ATGGGTCAGGGCCAGCAGGAGCAGGTGGCGACGAGCCTCGCGGGTGCCGTCAGCGAGGAGATCAGCGCCTCCCTCGCGCCGGTCGACGCCGAGCTGGAGCGCCGCTACCCCGGTGACCCCGGCACCCGTCAGCCCGTCCACACCGTCTACGTCCCAGGCGACGCCTTCGCCGCCGACACCCTGCGCTCCTGGGGCGACCAAGCCCTCGCCGCCCTCGACGAACACGCCCCGGACGCGGCGTCCTTCGCCGCCGTACTGGGCCTGTCCGAGGAGCTCGCCGAGCCGGTGTACTCCCGGGTGCGCGCCAAGCTGGAGCGCGAGCCCATCGAGGACCTGCGGGTGGACTTCGAGGACGGCTACCAGGGCAAGGACGAGGACCAGGACGCGGCCCGTGCCGCCCGCCTGATCGCCGAGGCGTACCGCAACGGCACCGCGGCCCCGTACATGGGCATCCGCATGAAGTGCATGGAGACGGCGGTACGCGACCGCGGCATCCGCACCCTGGACATCTTCCTCACCGGCCTGATGGAAGCCGGCGGTCTGCCCGAGGGGCTCGTCCTCACGCTGCCGAAGGTGACCTACGCCGAGCAGGTCACCGCCATGGTGCGCCTCATCGAGGAGTTCGAGAAGGCGCGCGGCCTCGAGCCCGGCCGGATCGGCTTCGAGATCCAGATCGAGACCAGCCAGTCCATCCTCGCCACCGACGGCACCGCCACGGTCGCCCGGATGATCCAGGCCGCCGAGGGCCGCGCCACCGGTCTGCACTACGGCACCTTCGACTACAGCGCCTGCCTCGGCGTCTCCGCCGCCTACCAGGCCAGCGACCACCCGGCCGCCGACCATGCCAAGGCGATCATGCAGGTCGCGGCCGCGGGCACCGGCGTACGCGTCTGCGACGGCTCCACGAACGTCCTGCCGGTCGGCCCGACCGCGAAGGTCCACGACGCCTGGCGCCTGCACTACGGCCTCACCCGCCGCGCCCTGTCGCGCGCCTACTACCAGGGCTGGGACATGCACCCCGGCCACATCCCGACCCGGTACGCCGCCGTCTTCGCCTTCTACCGCGAGGGCTTCGAGCAGGCCGCCGCCCGTCTCGCCCGCTACGCCAACCACACCGGCGGCGACGTCATGGACGAGCCCGCCACCGCCAAGGCCCTCGGCGGCTATCTGCTGCGCGGCCTGGACTGCGGCGCCCTCGACATCGCCGAGGTCGCCCGCCTGACCGGCCTGACCAGGACCGACCTGGAGCGCTTCGCGGCACCCCGGCGCGGGGACCTGACGATCTCCGGCCAGTAG
- a CDS encoding endonuclease/exonuclease/phosphatase family protein codes for MGLRTVVAAAVAVPLMASMPASVARSGNRRMEVMSFNLRFASTSEPHSWAARRPVMRELLRRESPTLIGTQEGLYQQLRDIHTDLGPHYDWIGTGREGGSHDESTAIFYDTRRLSPVEHDTYWLSDTPRTIGSNTWGAALPRIVTWVRFRERARGGRQFHVLNTHFDHVSQYARERSASFVAERIAELARSSPVVVTGDFNAAAGNNQAYDTLLAAGLVDTWDAAAERGELYATFHGYKPLTPGGERIDWILATSGATVHRAWINTFARGGQFPSDHLPVQASLTLA; via the coding sequence ATGGGTCTGAGAACCGTGGTGGCCGCGGCGGTCGCCGTGCCGCTGATGGCCTCGATGCCCGCCTCCGTCGCCAGGTCGGGCAACCGCCGGATGGAGGTCATGTCGTTCAATCTGCGCTTCGCGAGCACCTCCGAGCCCCACAGCTGGGCCGCCCGCCGCCCGGTGATGCGCGAGCTGTTGCGCCGCGAGTCCCCCACGCTCATCGGCACCCAGGAGGGTCTCTACCAGCAACTGCGGGACATTCACACCGACCTCGGCCCGCACTACGACTGGATCGGCACCGGCCGCGAGGGCGGCAGCCACGACGAGTCCACGGCGATCTTCTACGACACCCGCCGACTGTCCCCTGTCGAGCACGACACCTACTGGCTCTCCGACACCCCCAGGACCATCGGCTCGAACACCTGGGGAGCCGCCCTCCCCCGGATCGTCACCTGGGTCCGCTTCCGTGAACGCGCCCGTGGCGGGCGCCAGTTCCACGTCCTCAACACCCACTTCGACCATGTGAGCCAGTACGCGCGTGAGCGTTCCGCGTCGTTCGTCGCCGAGCGGATCGCGGAACTCGCCCGCTCCTCCCCGGTCGTCGTGACCGGCGACTTCAACGCGGCGGCCGGGAACAACCAGGCCTACGACACGCTCCTGGCCGCCGGGCTCGTCGACACCTGGGACGCCGCGGCCGAGCGCGGTGAGCTGTACGCGACCTTCCACGGCTACAAGCCGCTCACTCCGGGCGGCGAGCGGATCGACTGGATCCTCGCGACGTCCGGCGCCACCGTCCACCGCGCCTGGATCAACACCTTCGCGCGAGGCGGGCAGTTCCCGAGCGATCATCTGCCGGTGCAGGCCTCGCTCACCCTGGCATGA